A stretch of DNA from Mucilaginibacter daejeonensis:
TCTTGGCGGTCAGTACCACCCCGCATCCGTTCGATTGGCTTAAGCTGTTGCTGATGTTGTTGTGCATGGTATTTGCCCGTAACTCGGCCATGGCTTTCAACCGTTACCTCGACCGCGACATCGATGCCATGAATCCGCGTACTAAGGTGCGCGATATTCCTGCCGGCCGTATATCACCTGCTTCGGCATTAACTTTTACTTTAGTTAATTGCGCTTTGTTCGTGATAACTACATGGTTCATTAATCGCATTTGCTTTTACCTTTCGCCTGTGGCGTTATTAGTGGTGCTGGGATATAGTGCTACCAAACGCTTCACCGCGCTTTGTCACCTGGTGCTTGGGTTAGGCCTTTCGTTAGCCCCCATCGGTGCGTACCTGGTGGTGGCAGGTGAGTTCGCCATGTTGCCGGTGTTCTTCTCGCTGGCAGTGGTTTGCTGGGTGAGCGGTTTTGATATCATCTACGCTTTGCAGGATGAAGGCTTCGACCGGGAGAACCGTTTGCATTCGATCCCAAGTGTGTTGGGTACCGAACGCGCTTTGGCCGTGTCCACCTTCTTGCATGTACTGTCGGCGGTGTTCGTGATCATGCCGGCCATCTACACGGAGGTAGGGGTACCATACTACATCGGTATACTGGTGTATTGCAGTATGTTGGTGTATCAGCATCGCCTGGTAAAACCCAATGATCTGAGCCGCGTCAACTTCGCCTTCATGACCACCAATGGAATAGCCAGTGTGGTGTTCGCCGTATTTTTCCTGATCGATCGGTTATGGATCCGCAAGTAAAAGCTCACTTTGATACCTTTAGGTTCGAGCTCGAGAAGCTGGTCATCTTCACCAATGAAGAGTGGGCGCTTTTTGAACCTCATTTAAAGCTGCGTAGGTTGAAGAAGAAAGAGCTTTTTACCGAGGTGGGCAACGTATGCACCGAGGTAGGCTTCATCGTGTCAGGTTCGATACGTTTTTATCACGTGAAGGACGGACAGGAGATCACCAACTACTTTTGCCTCGATAACGAATTTGTAAGCTCCTATAAAAGCTTTTTGGTACAGCAGCCAAGCAATACCTACCTGCAGGCATTGGAGGACTGTACGCTCGTCGTATTCACCTACAACTCGATGCAGCGGTTACTGGATGACCCACGCATAGCCCTAAAGATGGAGCGCTTTGGCCGAAAGATAGCGGAGTATCTCATTTGCTGTTATGAGGATAGGGTATTGGCCTTTGTGGTACAAACTCCCGAGGAACGCTACATGGCCCTGCTTAACAGTAACTCTCGCATATTGCAACGCATCCCTCAGCATTACCTGGCCAATTACCTGGGCATTACCCCAGTGTCACTATCTCGCATCCGCAAGCGCATGTTCGAGCCAGCAAAGTGAGCTGAGCCGTTTTCTTATCTTTTGTTAACGTTTTGGCTGTCAGCCGCCACCTACTTTTGGATTAACAACATCTAAAAGCTATGCATATCATTTTAGGAGCAGGCGGCCCGGTAGCCAATGCACTTACCGCCCAATTACTACAAAACAATATTCCCGTGAGGCTGGTAAGCCGCAGGCCAATCCAACCCAACGATCCACTGGCCCAGTGGCATCGTGCCGACCTCACCAACCCCGCTGAATTAATGGAAGCCACCAAAGGCGCCACGGTGATCTACCTTTGCGCCGGGCTGGTTTACGACAAGGATATATGGCGCCAGCAATGGCCTATCATCATGACCAACGTTATCAACGCAGCCAAACAGGTCAATGCCCGGGTCATATTCTTTGATAACGTGTACATGTACGGACTGGTGAACGGCCCCATGGTGTAGACCACACCCTACAACCCATCAAGTGTGAAAGGGGAGGTTCGCGCCAAGGTAGCAACTCAACTAATGGATGAGGTAAAAGCAGGTAACTTGCAGGCTACCATAGCAAGGGGTGCCGATTTTTACGGTGCCGAAAGCTTGAACAGCTTCTACGATAGCATGGTGCTGGCCAAATATGCCAAAAAGGAAAAGGCGATGTGGTTAGGTAAGGCTGATACGTTGCACAGCTTCACTTACGTGCCTGATGCGGGTAAGGCCATGTACCTGTTAGGCCAGCACCCGGAGCATGATAAACAGATCTGGCATGTGCCCACCGCCGCACCGCTCACCGGCAAACAATTTATCGAACTGGCGGCAAAGGTGTTCGAAACCAAGCCCCGATATACCTCGGTCAATAAGTTCATGTTGCAGATCATGGGCATGTTCAGCAAAGTGATCGGTGGTACGGTAGAGATGTATTACCAGTATGACCATGATTACCATTTCAATTCGGATAAGTTCGAGAGGGCGTTCGGTGTTAAGCCAACCACTTATGAGGACGGTGTAAGGCACCTATCTCGCACTTTGTTCAGCTTATGATCGGTCAAGGCATGAGGCGTTCGGCGTGCATCATGGGAGTATAATTATTTCCTTTTCATTTGGTTTATCATCGGCTCATCCGCATATTCGCACTTCTACATTTTAATTGGAAAGAGCATGATAGCCGCTAAAGAAAGAAAATATATACCCACTCAACTGGAGATCAAATGGGAGAATCTGGAACCTATATACCAGGAATTGAGCGACAGGCAGATCAGCAACGTGGCCGAATTGGAGCAATGGCTACGCGACCGTAGCGAACTGGAAGCCGCTTTAGAGGAAGATTTCGCCTGGCGATACATCCGCATGACGTGCGATACCGCCAGCGAAGAACTGTTGCAGAACTTCCAATACTTTGCTACCGAAGTGGAGCCTAAGATAGCGCCGTTCAATAACAAGCTCAATAAAAAACTGGTTGATAACGAATTTGTTGACCAGCTTGACGAGGAGAGATACTTCATATACTTGCGAGGCATCAGGAAGGCCATCGAGCTGTTCCGCGAAGAGAACATACCAATACAGACCGAGCTTCAAGTAGAGCAGCAAAAATACCAATCGATGACCGGTGCCATGTCGGTCGAGATAGATGGTAAAGAGCTTACTCTGGAGCAGGCTGGTGCGTTGTTAAAAGATACTGATCGCGCCAAACGTCAGGCCGCCTGGGAAAAGATCACCGCCCGCCGCTTGCAGGATAAGCAGGCCATGGACAAGCTTTTTGACCTGCTATTGGTGTTGCGTCACAAACTTGCTCTTAACGCAGGTTTTACCAACTACCGCGACTACAAGTTCCAGGAACTGGGCCGTTTTGATTACACCCCGCAGGATTGCTATGCCTTTCATGAGGCCATAGAAACGGAGGTGGTGCCCATCCTGCGTGAGCAGGCTCAAAAGCGCCAGGAAGCTTTAGGCTTAGATAGCCTGAAGCCATGGGATATGGATGTTGACATTACTGGCAAAGCACCATTGAAACCATTCCAGAACGGCGAGGAGCTGATCGACCGCTCGATCGTTTGTTTTGACCGCATTGGCTCATACTTGGGTGACCGCTTGCGAGTGATGAAAGAGAACGGATTGTTCGATGTGGAAAGCCGTAAAGGTAAAGCTCCAGGAGGCTATAACTATCCACTGGCCGAGACCGGTGCGCCGTTCATCTTCATGAATTCAGCCAATACCTTTCGTGATCTGACCACCATGGTACACGAGGGCGGCCATGCCATCCATACCTTCCTGACCGCCAACATTGAGCTGAACGACCTGAAGCATTGCCCAAGCGAGGTGGCCGAACTGGCTTCCATGTCTATGGAGCTGATATCGATGGACCAATGGGATGTATACTTCAGCAACGAGGAGGAATTGAAACGTGCCAAGCGTGATCAGCTGATCGATGTGTTAAAGACCTTGCCTTGGGTGGCCGTGGTGGATCAGTTCCAGCACTGGTTATACACCAACCCCGACCATACCGATGCGCAGCGTACCGAGGGTTGGGTGCAGATCTATGAGCGTTTTGGCGCTGGTTTTATTGACTGGAGCGAACACCGCGAAGCGGAGGCCAACCTGTGGCAAAAACAATTGCACATCTTCGAGGTGCCGTTCTACTACATCGAGTACGGCATGGCTCAGTTAGGCGCTATTGCCGTTTGGAAGAACTACAAAGAGAACCCTGAAAAAGGGTTGCAGCAATATCTTGATGCATTAAAGTTGGGTTACACTAAAACTATCAAGGAGATATACGAAACCGCCGGTATCAAATTTGATTTCAGCGCCGGTTACGTGAAGGACCTTGCCGAATTCGTGAAAAGCGAGTTAGACAAGATCTGATCCCCGGCTCGTAGCCCAATTTCAAACCTATTTCATCACGCGATCATGAGGGCATATCGTGCCTTCATGATCGCGTTAAAGTTACTGCCCATGAAGCGCATCATCTACCTTTTTGCAGCATGGTTACTGACCGGCCTCATCGCCTGTAACAGCAACGAACAGCACACTCAGCAAGATAGCCCTACACTACCCAACGGCATACCAAAACAGGTAAGTCCTATATTAAGGGAGGGGTTTGAAACGGGTGCCAAGCCGTCATATACAGCGGAGACCATTCAACTCAAAAGTGGACGCTGGTATTTGAAGGATGCGTTGATCGCGGCGAGCGAACAGGACGCGAAGGACGGGGATCATTCAGTGCGCATCCGCAACAAGGGCACGCTACGCATGGAACAGGATGTAGATGGTGTTTCAAAGGTCACTATCAAGCATGCCGCCTACGCCGGTAATAAAACATCGGCCTGGCAGTTGCAAATGTCGGTAGACGGGGGGAATACTTACACCCAGGTAGGGGCCAGTATGGTCGCATCAACAGGGCCACTGCAAAAGGTCACTTTTCTGGTGAACCATAAGGGGCCTATCCGGTTCGCCATTGTGAAGACCTCCGGCAGAAGCAACCGTATCAATATCGACAACATCGTGCTTTATGGTTATGATGCCAATGCACCGATCCATACAACTGGTGATACCGCAGCAGCTGCAATGACCGATTCGGCCGTGGCC
This window harbors:
- a CDS encoding UbiA-like polyprenyltransferase — protein: MKKYFSLVTFSHTIFAMPFAFIGFFLAVSTTPHPFDWLKLLLMLLCMVFARNSAMAFNRYLDRDIDAMNPRTKVRDIPAGRISPASALTFTLVNCALFVITTWFINRICFYLSPVALLVVLGYSATKRFTALCHLVLGLGLSLAPIGAYLVVAGEFAMLPVFFSLAVVCWVSGFDIIYALQDEGFDRENRLHSIPSVLGTERALAVSTFLHVLSAVFVIMPAIYTEVGVPYYIGILVYCSMLVYQHRLVKPNDLSRVNFAFMTTNGIASVVFAVFFLIDRLWIRK
- a CDS encoding Crp/Fnr family transcriptional regulator, producing the protein MDPQVKAHFDTFRFELEKLVIFTNEEWALFEPHLKLRRLKKKELFTEVGNVCTEVGFIVSGSIRFYHVKDGQEITNYFCLDNEFVSSYKSFLVQQPSNTYLQALEDCTLVVFTYNSMQRLLDDPRIALKMERFGRKIAEYLICCYEDRVLAFVVQTPEERYMALLNSNSRILQRIPQHYLANYLGITPVSLSRIRKRMFEPAK
- a CDS encoding M3 family oligoendopeptidase encodes the protein MIAAKERKYIPTQLEIKWENLEPIYQELSDRQISNVAELEQWLRDRSELEAALEEDFAWRYIRMTCDTASEELLQNFQYFATEVEPKIAPFNNKLNKKLVDNEFVDQLDEERYFIYLRGIRKAIELFREENIPIQTELQVEQQKYQSMTGAMSVEIDGKELTLEQAGALLKDTDRAKRQAAWEKITARRLQDKQAMDKLFDLLLVLRHKLALNAGFTNYRDYKFQELGRFDYTPQDCYAFHEAIETEVVPILREQAQKRQEALGLDSLKPWDMDVDITGKAPLKPFQNGEELIDRSIVCFDRIGSYLGDRLRVMKENGLFDVESRKGKAPGGYNYPLAETGAPFIFMNSANTFRDLTTMVHEGGHAIHTFLTANIELNDLKHCPSEVAELASMSMELISMDQWDVYFSNEEELKRAKRDQLIDVLKTLPWVAVVDQFQHWLYTNPDHTDAQRTEGWVQIYERFGAGFIDWSEHREAEANLWQKQLHIFEVPFYYIEYGMAQLGAIAVWKNYKENPEKGLQQYLDALKLGYTKTIKEIYETAGIKFDFSAGYVKDLAEFVKSELDKI